In a genomic window of uncultured Flavobacterium sp.:
- the rplK gene encoding 50S ribosomal protein L11: protein MAKEISKVVKLQVKGGAANPSPPVGPALGAAGVNIMEFCKQFNARTQDKPGKICPVQITVYKDKSFDFVVKTPPAAVQLLEAAKLKSGSGEPNRKKVASVTWDVIKAIAEDKMVDLNAFTIESAMSMIAGTARSMGITVSGDAPF, encoded by the coding sequence ATGGCTAAAGAAATTAGTAAGGTAGTTAAACTACAAGTTAAGGGAGGTGCTGCGAATCCGTCGCCACCGGTTGGACCTGCTTTAGGAGCTGCTGGGGTTAATATCATGGAGTTCTGTAAGCAGTTCAATGCTAGAACACAAGATAAACCTGGCAAAATATGCCCAGTACAAATTACTGTGTATAAAGACAAATCATTTGATTTTGTTGTAAAAACTCCTCCGGCTGCTGTCCAATTATTGGAAGCTGCAAAGCTAAAGTCTGGATCAGGTGAACCAAATCGTAAAAAAGTAGCTAGTGTTACTTGGGACGTTATCAAAGCTATTGCTGAAGATAAAATGGTAGATTTAAATGCATTCACAATCGAATCTGCAATGAGCATGATCGCTGGAACTGCTAGATCTATGGGTATAACTGTATCAGGAGATGCTCCTTTTTAA
- the rplA gene encoding 50S ribosomal protein L1, producing the protein MAKLTKKQKEAASKIEKNKLYTLKDAAALIKVIASAKFDESVDIAVRLGVDPRKANQMVRGVVTLPHGTGKDVKVLALVTPDKEAEAKEAGADYVGLDDYLQKIKDGWTDVDVIITMPAVMGKLGPLGRILGPRGLMPNPKTGTVTMDVAKAVQEVKAGKIDFKVDKTGIVHAGIGKVSFGAEQIYDNAHEIIQTLIKLKPTAAKGTYIKGIHLTSTMSPAIALDPKAV; encoded by the coding sequence ATGGCAAAATTAACAAAAAAGCAAAAAGAGGCTGCTTCAAAAATTGAAAAGAACAAACTATACACTTTGAAAGATGCTGCTGCATTAATTAAAGTTATAGCTTCTGCAAAATTTGATGAGTCTGTTGATATCGCAGTTCGTTTGGGTGTAGATCCAAGAAAAGCGAATCAAATGGTTAGAGGTGTAGTTACATTACCTCACGGAACAGGTAAAGACGTTAAAGTATTAGCATTAGTTACTCCGGATAAAGAAGCGGAAGCTAAAGAAGCTGGAGCTGATTATGTAGGTCTTGACGATTATTTACAAAAAATTAAAGATGGTTGGACAGATGTTGATGTTATCATCACTATGCCAGCTGTTATGGGTAAATTAGGTCCATTAGGTCGTATTTTAGGACCTAGAGGTTTAATGCCAAACCCTAAAACAGGTACTGTAACTATGGATGTTGCAAAAGCTGTTCAAGAGGTTAAAGCTGGTAAAATTGACTTTAAAGTTGATAAAACTGGTATCGTACATGCAGGAATTGGTAAAGTTTCTTTTGGAGCTGAGCAAATTTATGACAATGCACACGAAATTATTCAAACATTAATCAAACTTAAACCAACTGCTGCTAAAGGTACCTACATTAAAGGTATTCACCTTACAAGCACTATGAGTCCTGCAATTGCATTGGACCCTAAAGCAGTATAA
- the raiA gene encoding ribosome-associated translation inhibitor RaiA: protein MKVDVHAVNFTVDRKLVDFIQERMDKLEKYYDRVVSADVFLKVERTSDKENKAVEIKINVPGDDFLVKKQCKTFEEAVELSAESLERLLVKRKEKIRAHI, encoded by the coding sequence TTAACTTTACTGTTGACAGAAAATTGGTGGATTTTATTCAAGAGAGAATGGATAAATTAGAAAAATATTACGATCGAGTGGTTTCGGCCGATGTTTTTTTGAAAGTTGAAAGAACAAGTGATAAGGAGAATAAGGCAGTAGAGATTAAGATTAATGTCCCGGGAGATGATTTTTTGGTTAAAAAGCAATGCAAGACATTTGAAGAAGCGGTCGAACTTTCGGCAGAATCTTTAGAACGTTTACTAGTAAAAAGGAAAGAAAAAATAAGAGCACACATATAA
- the rpoB gene encoding DNA-directed RNA polymerase subunit beta has product MITNQTERLNFASTKNIPDYPDFLDVQVKSFKDFFQLETKSDERGNEGLYNTFMENFPITDTRNNFVLEFLDYFVDPPRYTIQECIERGLTYSVPLKARLKLYCTDPEHEDFETIVQDVYLGTIPYMTPSGTFVINGAERVVVSQLHRSPGVFFGQSFHANGTKLYSARVIPFKGSWIEFSTDINSVMYAYIDRKKKLPVTTLFRAIGFERDKDILEIFDLAEEIKVSKTGIKKYIGRRLAARVLNTWHEDFVDEDTGEVVSIERNEIILDRDTIIDKDNVEEIIDSNVKSILLHKEDNNQADYAIIHNTLQKDPTNSEKEAVEHIYRQLRNAEPPDEETARGIIDKLFFSDQRYNLGEVGRYRMNKKLGLDIPMEKQVLTKEDIITIVKYLIELINSKAEIDDIDHLSNRRVRTVGEQLSQQFGVGLARMARTIRERMNVRDNEVFTPIDLINAKTLSSVINSFFGTNQLSQFMDQTNPLAEITHKRRLSALGPGGLSRERAGFEVRDVHYTHYGRLCPIETPEGPNIGLISSLGVYAKVNGMGFIETPYRKVTDGVVDLESTPIYLSAEEEEGKMIAQANIEMDASGKITASNVIAREEGDFPVVEPSAVHYTDVAPNQIASISASLIPFLEHDDANRALMGSNMMRQAVPLIRPEAPIVGTGLERQVASDSRVLINAEGDGTVEYVDANIITIKYDRTEDERMVSFDADEKTYNLIKFRKTNQGTSINLKPIVRKGDRVVLGQVLSEGYATQNGELALGRNLKVAFMPWKGYNFEDAIVISEKVVRDDIFTSIHVDDYSLEVRDTKLGNEELTNDIPNVSEEATKDLDENGMIRIGAEVKPGDILIGKITPKGESDPTPEEKLLRAIFGDKAGDVKDASLKASPSLHGVVLDKKLFARAVKDKRKRTQDKDALGALEMEFETKFVELKDRLVEKLFLIVNGKTSQGVMNDLGEEVLPKGKKYTQKMLYAVEDFAHLSKGQWVADDATNKMVNDLIHNYKIKLNDLQGSLRREKFTITVGDELPSGILKLAKIYIAKKRKLKVGDKMAGRHGNKGIVARIVRHEDMPFLEDGTPVDIVLNPLGVPSRMNIGQIYETVLGWAGMNLGRKFATPIFDGASLDQINALTDEAGVPRFGHTHLYDGGTGERFHQAATVGVIYMLKLGHMVDDKMHARSIGPYSLITQQPLGGKAQFGGQRFGEMEVWALEAYGASSTLREILTVKSDDVIGRAKTYEAIVKGESMPEPGLPESFNVLMHELKGLGLDIRLEE; this is encoded by the coding sequence ATGATAACAAATCAGACTGAAAGATTGAATTTTGCCTCTACAAAAAATATTCCTGACTATCCGGATTTCTTAGATGTTCAGGTTAAATCTTTTAAAGATTTTTTTCAATTAGAAACTAAATCTGACGAAAGAGGCAACGAAGGGTTGTACAACACCTTCATGGAAAATTTTCCAATCACAGATACAAGAAACAACTTTGTATTGGAGTTCCTAGATTATTTTGTTGATCCACCACGTTATACAATTCAAGAATGTATAGAGAGAGGTCTTACTTATAGTGTGCCTTTAAAAGCAAGGTTAAAACTATATTGTACAGATCCAGAACACGAAGATTTTGAAACTATTGTACAAGATGTTTATCTTGGAACAATACCTTATATGACTCCAAGCGGTACTTTTGTTATCAATGGTGCTGAGCGTGTAGTAGTATCTCAATTACACCGTTCTCCTGGGGTTTTCTTTGGTCAGTCATTCCACGCAAATGGAACAAAACTTTATTCTGCCAGAGTAATTCCTTTTAAAGGATCTTGGATAGAATTTTCTACAGATATCAACAGCGTAATGTATGCTTATATCGATAGAAAGAAAAAATTACCTGTTACAACTTTATTCCGTGCAATTGGATTCGAAAGAGACAAGGATATCCTTGAAATTTTTGACCTTGCTGAAGAAATTAAAGTTTCTAAAACTGGTATTAAGAAATATATTGGAAGAAGACTTGCTGCACGTGTATTGAATACATGGCATGAGGATTTCGTTGATGAGGACACTGGAGAAGTTGTTTCTATCGAACGTAACGAAATCATCCTTGATCGTGATACTATTATCGACAAAGATAATGTTGAAGAGATCATTGATTCTAACGTTAAATCTATTTTGTTACATAAAGAGGATAATAACCAAGCAGATTATGCTATTATCCACAATACATTACAAAAAGATCCAACAAACTCTGAAAAAGAAGCTGTAGAGCACATTTACCGTCAGTTGCGTAACGCTGAACCGCCTGATGAAGAGACTGCTCGTGGTATTATAGATAAATTGTTCTTCTCTGATCAACGTTATAACTTAGGTGAAGTTGGTCGTTACAGAATGAACAAAAAACTTGGTTTAGATATCCCAATGGAAAAGCAAGTGCTTACCAAAGAAGATATCATTACCATTGTAAAATATTTGATCGAATTGATCAACTCTAAAGCAGAGATTGATGATATTGATCACTTATCAAACCGTCGTGTTAGAACAGTTGGTGAACAATTGTCTCAACAATTCGGTGTTGGTTTGGCACGTATGGCTAGAACTATTCGTGAGAGAATGAACGTTAGAGATAACGAGGTGTTTACGCCAATTGATTTGATTAATGCTAAAACATTATCATCAGTTATCAACTCTTTCTTTGGTACTAACCAGTTATCTCAATTTATGGATCAAACGAATCCATTAGCTGAGATTACGCACAAAAGAAGACTTTCTGCCCTTGGACCTGGTGGACTTTCGAGAGAGAGAGCTGGATTTGAGGTTCGTGACGTTCACTATACACACTATGGTCGTTTATGTCCGATTGAAACTCCAGAGGGACCAAACATTGGTTTGATTTCATCTCTTGGTGTTTATGCAAAAGTTAACGGAATGGGTTTCATCGAAACTCCTTACCGTAAAGTTACAGATGGTGTAGTTGATTTAGAAAGTACACCGATCTATTTAAGTGCTGAAGAAGAAGAAGGAAAAATGATTGCTCAGGCAAACATTGAAATGGATGCTTCAGGTAAAATTACAGCAAGCAATGTTATTGCTCGTGAGGAAGGTGACTTCCCGGTTGTTGAGCCATCTGCAGTACATTATACAGACGTTGCGCCTAACCAGATTGCTTCGATTTCAGCTTCGTTGATTCCTTTCTTGGAACATGATGATGCGAATAGAGCCTTGATGGGATCTAACATGATGCGTCAGGCGGTTCCTTTGATCCGTCCGGAAGCACCAATTGTTGGTACAGGTTTAGAGCGTCAAGTGGCTTCAGATTCTAGAGTATTGATTAATGCTGAAGGAGATGGAACTGTAGAATATGTTGATGCTAATATTATTACTATCAAATACGACCGTACTGAAGACGAAAGAATGGTTAGTTTTGATGCTGATGAGAAAACATACAACTTAATTAAATTTAGAAAAACCAATCAAGGTACAAGTATCAACTTGAAACCAATCGTAAGAAAAGGTGACAGAGTGGTCCTTGGACAAGTATTGTCAGAAGGATATGCTACTCAAAATGGTGAATTAGCTTTAGGTAGAAACTTAAAAGTTGCGTTCATGCCATGGAAAGGGTATAACTTTGAGGATGCGATTGTAATTTCTGAAAAAGTAGTTCGTGATGATATTTTTACTTCTATCCACGTTGATGATTATTCATTAGAGGTTAGAGATACTAAGTTAGGAAATGAGGAGTTAACAAACGATATTCCTAACGTTTCTGAAGAAGCTACTAAAGATTTAGATGAAAACGGTATGATCAGAATTGGAGCAGAGGTTAAACCTGGCGACATTCTAATCGGAAAAATTACACCAAAAGGAGAATCAGATCCTACTCCGGAAGAGAAATTGCTTCGTGCAATCTTCGGGGATAAAGCAGGAGATGTAAAAGATGCTTCATTAAAAGCTTCTCCATCTTTACATGGTGTAGTTCTTGATAAAAAATTATTTGCAAGAGCCGTAAAAGATAAACGTAAACGTACTCAGGATAAAGATGCTTTAGGCGCTTTAGAAATGGAATTTGAAACTAAATTTGTTGAATTAAAAGACAGATTGGTTGAGAAATTATTCTTGATCGTTAACGGAAAAACATCTCAAGGTGTAATGAATGATTTGGGTGAAGAAGTTTTACCAAAAGGTAAAAAATATACTCAAAAAATGCTTTACGCAGTAGAAGATTTTGCTCACTTAAGCAAAGGTCAATGGGTTGCTGATGATGCTACAAATAAAATGGTTAATGATTTAATTCATAACTATAAAATTAAGCTGAACGATTTACAAGGATCTTTAAGAAGAGAAAAATTCACTATTACAGTTGGGGATGAATTACCATCAGGAATCTTGAAATTGGCTAAAATCTATATCGCTAAAAAACGTAAGTTAAAAGTTGGTGATAAAATGGCAGGACGTCACGGTAACAAAGGTATTGTTGCAAGAATCGTTCGTCATGAAGATATGCCTTTCCTTGAAGACGGAACACCGGTAGATATCGTATTGAATCCACTTGGGGTACCTTCACGTATGAACATTGGTCAGATTTATGAGACTGTTCTTGGATGGGCTGGTATGAACTTGGGTAGAAAATTTGCTACTCCAATTTTTGATGGGGCATCTTTAGATCAAATCAATGCTTTGACTGATGAAGCTGGAGTACCACGTTTCGGACATACACACCTTTATGATGGTGGTACTGGAGAGCGTTTCCATCAAGCTGCAACTGTGGGTGTAATTTACATGCTTAAATTAGGACACATGGTTGATGATAAGATGCACGCACGTTCTATCGGACCATACTCGTTGATCACTCAACAACCACTTGGAGGTAAAGCTCAATTTGGAGGTCAGCGTTTTGGAGAGATGGAGGTTTGGGCGCTTGAGGCTTATGGAGCATCAAGTACTCTTCGTGAAATCTTAACAGTTAAGTCGGATGACGTTATTGGTAGAGCTAAAACTTACGAAGCTATCGTTAAGGGTGAGTCTATGCCAGAACCAGGATTACCGGAATCATTCAATGTATTAATGCATGAATTGAAAGGTCTTGGACTTGACATTCGTTTAGAAGAATAA
- the nusG gene encoding transcription termination/antitermination protein NusG translates to MADNNVKKWYVVRAVSGQENKVKAYIETEIARLGMGDYVSQVLVPTEKVVTVKEGKKMSKDKVYFPGYVMIEANLVGEIPHIIKSITSVIGFLGEIKGGEPVPLRLSEVNRMLGKVDELAVNTDTRSIPFNLGETVKVIDGPFNGFNGTVEKINEEKRKLEVMVKIFGRKTPLELSFMQVEKV, encoded by the coding sequence ATGGCAGATAATAATGTGAAAAAATGGTACGTGGTTAGAGCTGTAAGCGGGCAAGAAAATAAAGTCAAAGCTTATATCGAAACCGAGATTGCCAGATTAGGTATGGGTGATTATGTTTCCCAAGTTTTAGTGCCTACAGAAAAAGTAGTTACTGTAAAAGAAGGAAAGAAAATGTCTAAGGATAAAGTTTATTTTCCTGGATATGTTATGATCGAAGCCAATTTAGTTGGTGAGATACCTCATATTATTAAGTCTATTACTAGTGTAATTGGATTTTTAGGAGAGATTAAAGGTGGAGAACCTGTTCCTTTGAGACTTTCTGAAGTAAATAGAATGTTAGGTAAAGTAGATGAGCTTGCTGTTAATACAGATACTCGTTCTATTCCTTTCAACTTAGGAGAAACTGTTAAAGTGATCGATGGTCCTTTCAATGGCTTCAACGGAACGGTTGAAAAAATCAATGAAGAAAAGCGTAAACTTGAAGTAATGGTTAAGATTTTCGGAAGAAAAACTCCATTAGAATTGAGTTTTATGCAAGTTGAAAAAGTATAA
- the tuf gene encoding elongation factor Tu translates to MAKENFNRSKPHLNIGTIGHVDHGKTTLTAAITKVLSDAGYCQAKSFDQIDNAPEEKERGITINTSHVEYETANRHYAHVDCPGHADYVKNMVTGAAQMDGAILVVAATDGPMPQTREHILLGRQVGIPRIVVFMNKVDMVDDAELLELVEMEIRDLLSFYEYDGDNGPVVQGSALGGLNNDPAWVPKIIELMEAVDAWIEEPVRDVAKPFLMPVEDVFTITGRGTVATGRIETGIANTGDPVEIIGMGADKLTSTITGVEMFRKILDRGEAGDNVGLLLRGIDKESIKRGMVIIKPGSVKPHATFKAEVYILKKEEGGRHTPFHNNYRPQFYVRTTDVTGVITLPEGVEMVMPGDNLTINVALLSPIAMSVGLRFAIREGGRTVGAGQVTEIVG, encoded by the coding sequence ATGGCAAAGGAGAATTTTAATCGTTCCAAACCGCACTTAAACATAGGTACAATTGGACACGTGGATCACGGAAAAACTACATTAACTGCAGCAATTACAAAAGTATTGTCTGATGCTGGTTACTGTCAAGCAAAATCGTTTGATCAAATCGATAACGCTCCAGAGGAGAAAGAAAGAGGTATTACTATTAATACATCACACGTAGAGTATGAAACAGCTAACCGTCACTACGCTCACGTTGACTGTCCAGGTCACGCGGATTACGTAAAGAACATGGTTACTGGAGCAGCTCAAATGGATGGAGCTATCTTAGTAGTTGCTGCTACAGATGGTCCAATGCCACAAACTCGTGAGCACATCCTTTTAGGTCGTCAGGTAGGTATTCCAAGAATCGTTGTTTTCATGAACAAAGTGGATATGGTTGATGATGCTGAATTGTTAGAGCTTGTTGAAATGGAAATTAGAGATTTATTATCTTTCTATGAATATGATGGAGATAATGGTCCTGTAGTTCAAGGTTCTGCTTTAGGAGGATTGAATAATGATCCTGCTTGGGTACCAAAAATCATTGAATTAATGGAAGCTGTTGATGCTTGGATCGAAGAGCCAGTACGTGACGTAGCTAAACCATTCTTGATGCCGGTTGAAGATGTATTTACAATTACTGGTCGTGGAACTGTTGCTACAGGTCGTATCGAAACAGGTATTGCTAATACAGGAGATCCAGTTGAAATCATTGGTATGGGAGCTGATAAATTAACTTCTACTATTACAGGAGTTGAGATGTTCCGTAAAATCCTTGATAGAGGAGAAGCTGGAGATAACGTAGGTTTATTGTTAAGAGGTATTGATAAAGAATCTATCAAAAGAGGAATGGTTATCATTAAGCCAGGATCAGTAAAACCACACGCTACTTTCAAAGCTGAGGTTTATATCTTGAAAAAAGAAGAAGGTGGACGTCATACTCCATTCCATAATAACTACCGTCCACAGTTCTACGTACGTACAACTGACGTAACAGGAGTTATTACTTTACCAGAAGGAGTAGAGATGGTAATGCCAGGAGACAACTTGACTATTAATGTTGCTTTATTAAGCCCAATCGCAATGAGCGTAGGTTTACGTTTCGCTATCCGTGAAGGTGGTAGAACAGTAGGAGCAGGTCAGGTGACTGAAATCGTAGGATAA
- the secE gene encoding preprotein translocase subunit SecE: MTKVTNYLSEAFEELKSNVTWPAWAEVQKLTIVVAVFSVLFALATWGVDEFFAKALAGFFNWLKG; the protein is encoded by the coding sequence ATGACAAAAGTTACTAATTATTTATCAGAGGCTTTCGAAGAGTTAAAGTCAAATGTTACTTGGCCTGCTTGGGCTGAGGTTCAAAAATTGACAATTGTTGTGGCTGTATTTTCGGTTTTATTCGCCTTGGCAACATGGGGAGTAGACGAATTTTTTGCAAAAGCTTTGGCTGGATTTTTTAACTGGTTAAAAGGATAA
- the rplL gene encoding 50S ribosomal protein L7/L12 has product MADLKQFAEQLVNLTVKEVNELATILKDEYGIEPAAAAVVVAAGGGEGAAEEAQTEFTVVLKEAGASKLAVVKLVKELTGLGLKEAKDVVDGAPSNVKEGVSKEEAEGLKKSLEEAGAVVELK; this is encoded by the coding sequence ATGGCAGATTTGAAACAATTCGCAGAACAATTAGTTAACCTAACAGTTAAAGAAGTTAACGAATTAGCAACAATATTAAAAGACGAGTATGGTATCGAGCCTGCTGCTGCAGCTGTAGTAGTTGCTGCTGGTGGTGGAGAAGGTGCTGCTGAAGAAGCGCAAACTGAATTTACAGTTGTATTAAAAGAAGCTGGTGCTTCTAAATTAGCAGTTGTGAAATTAGTAAAAGAACTTACAGGTTTAGGTTTGAAAGAAGCTAAAGATGTAGTTGACGGTGCTCCAAGTAACGTTAAAGAAGGTGTTTCTAAAGAAGAGGCTGAAGGTCTTAAAAAATCATTAGAAGAAGCTGGAGCTGTAGTTGAATTAAAATAA
- the rplJ gene encoding 50S ribosomal protein L10 yields the protein MTREEKSIAIEDLTAQLAGTNIIYVSDISGLNAETTSNLRRACFKAGIKLEVVKNTLLAKAMEASANDYGDLPSVLTGNSAIFISDVANAPGKIIKDFRKKSAKPVLKGAYINSEIYIGDDQLDALATIKSKEELLGELIGLLQSPAQRIISALQNKFAGSEEEAEA from the coding sequence ATGACTAGAGAAGAAAAATCAATCGCGATTGAAGATTTAACTGCACAGTTAGCTGGTACAAATATTATTTATGTATCTGATATTTCTGGATTAAACGCAGAAACAACTTCAAACTTGAGAAGAGCTTGTTTTAAAGCAGGTATTAAATTAGAGGTTGTAAAAAATACTTTGCTTGCAAAAGCAATGGAAGCTTCTGCTAATGACTATGGAGATTTACCTTCAGTATTGACAGGTAACAGTGCTATATTTATTTCAGATGTTGCAAATGCACCTGGAAAAATTATTAAAGATTTCAGAAAAAAATCGGCTAAACCTGTATTAAAAGGAGCTTATATTAACTCTGAAATTTATATTGGAGATGATCAATTAGATGCATTAGCAACTATCAAATCTAAAGAAGAACTTCTTGGAGAACTTATTGGATTATTGCAATCACCAGCACAAAGAATTATTTCAGCTTTACAAAACAAATTCGCTGGTAGCGAAGAAGAAGCTGAAGCATAA